From the genome of Candidatus Promineifilum breve, one region includes:
- a CDS encoding DUF58 domain-containing protein: protein MWHNAPMVAAPPRLWDKWADRANRALLGNAPARLTVRRRLPFLWLAGLLAGALLLPDRIWTTLLVAVLGLMLVALLWARSLARGLEAERRLQYGWVAVGDRLEEEFTLVNRAGLPALWVEIQDESNVPGYRVGAVRAVGTGDRARWRQGSICSRRGQYHLGPWAIISGDPFGIFQVTRRYDAAEEIIIHPPIHAAPAIPLPPGRAEGRARSRERVRRATVNAATVRDYHIDDPYRWIHWPTSARRDALYVRQFERDAAGDIWLLLDAQAATQLGEGAAGTEEYAVLLAASLAARALGETRGVGLAAYGRAPQIVTPGLGEGQQWRILRALALLQADGEIDLARALREFGDTARRGAAAIIITPSADTAWLPELTSLDRRGIECHVLLLDRESFGGAGHSEGLRRTINLLGGRCAVVRRGDLGRPLVESAHHGFWEFKVTGTGKAVAVRRPQDG from the coding sequence TTGTGGCACAATGCCCCCATGGTCGCCGCGCCGCCACGACTTTGGGACAAGTGGGCCGACCGCGCCAACCGCGCCCTGCTGGGCAACGCGCCGGCCCGCCTGACCGTGCGCCGGCGGCTGCCCTTCCTGTGGCTGGCCGGGCTGCTGGCCGGGGCGCTGCTCCTGCCCGACCGCATCTGGACGACGTTGCTGGTGGCCGTGCTGGGTCTGATGCTGGTCGCGCTGCTCTGGGCGCGCAGTCTGGCCCGCGGACTGGAGGCGGAGCGGCGGTTGCAATACGGCTGGGTAGCCGTCGGCGACCGGCTGGAAGAGGAGTTCACCCTCGTCAACCGCGCCGGGCTGCCCGCGCTGTGGGTCGAAATCCAGGATGAATCGAACGTGCCCGGCTATCGCGTGGGGGCAGTGCGGGCGGTGGGGACGGGCGACCGGGCGCGCTGGCGGCAAGGCTCTATTTGCAGCCGGCGCGGCCAATACCACCTCGGGCCGTGGGCCATCATCAGCGGCGATCCCTTCGGCATTTTCCAGGTCACCCGCCGCTACGACGCGGCCGAGGAGATCATCATCCATCCCCCCATCCACGCCGCGCCGGCCATCCCCCTGCCGCCCGGCCGGGCCGAGGGGCGCGCCCGCAGCCGCGAGCGCGTGCGGCGGGCCACCGTCAACGCCGCCACCGTGCGCGACTACCACATCGACGACCCCTACCGCTGGATCCACTGGCCCACCAGCGCCCGCCGCGATGCCCTCTACGTGCGCCAGTTCGAGCGCGACGCCGCCGGCGACATCTGGCTGCTGCTCGACGCCCAGGCCGCGACCCAATTGGGCGAGGGCGCGGCGGGCACCGAGGAGTACGCCGTCTTGCTGGCGGCGTCGTTGGCCGCCCGCGCCCTGGGCGAAACGCGCGGCGTGGGCCTGGCCGCCTATGGCCGCGCGCCGCAAATCGTCACGCCTGGCCTGGGCGAGGGGCAGCAATGGCGCATCCTCCGCGCCCTGGCCCTGCTGCAAGCCGACGGGGAGATCGACCTGGCGCGGGCGCTGCGCGAATTCGGCGACACGGCGCGGCGCGGCGCGGCGGCCATCATCATCACCCCCAGCGCCGATACCGCCTGGCTGCCCGAACTGACCAGTCTCGACCGGCGCGGCATCGAATGCCACGTCCTGCTGCTGGATCGGGAATCGTTCGGCGGCGCGGGCCACAGCGAGGGGCTGCGGCGGACGATCAACCTGCTCGGCGGGCGCTGCGCCGTGGTTCGGCGCGGCGATCTGGGCCGGCCGCTGGTCGAGAGCGCCCACCACGGCTTCTGGGAATTCAAAGTAACCGGCACGGGCAAGGCCGTGGCCGTGCGCCGGCCGCAAGACGGGTGA
- a CDS encoding alpha/beta hydrolase, whose product MAYRVQTPDGAGPYPTVVMVHGRRGDEDVMWVFRRAIPRPWLVVAPRAPLADGDLFSWQIQPNDGWPDLAGFDSAVAALARFIHALPRLYNADPDRLYLLGFSQGAAVSLAAAWREPALARGVAGLVGFAPAATEEEIAGRLSGRPAFWAVGTEDKTVPYEQSQRAAALLRHSGADLTYREYATGHKLTAEGMRDLRDWFSGL is encoded by the coding sequence TTGGCCTATCGCGTCCAAACGCCGGACGGGGCCGGGCCGTATCCCACGGTGGTGATGGTCCACGGCCGTCGCGGCGACGAGGACGTGATGTGGGTCTTTCGCCGGGCCATTCCCCGGCCGTGGCTGGTCGTCGCCCCGCGCGCGCCGCTGGCCGATGGCGATCTGTTCTCCTGGCAGATCCAACCCAACGACGGCTGGCCCGACCTGGCCGGGTTCGACTCCGCCGTGGCCGCGCTGGCCCGCTTCATCCACGCCCTGCCCCGCCTCTATAACGCCGACCCCGACCGGCTCTACCTGTTGGGCTTCAGTCAGGGCGCGGCCGTGTCGCTGGCCGCCGCCTGGCGCGAGCCGGCATTGGCACGGGGCGTGGCCGGGCTGGTCGGCTTCGCGCCCGCCGCGACGGAAGAGGAGATCGCCGGTCGCCTGTCGGGCCGCCCCGCCTTCTGGGCCGTCGGCACGGAGGACAAGACCGTGCCCTATGAGCAGTCGCAACGGGCCGCCGCCCTGCTGCGTCACAGCGGCGCCGACCTGACCTACCGCGAATACGCCACCGGCCACAAGCTGACGGCCGAGGGGATGCGCGATTTGCGCGATTGGTTTTCCGGGTTGTAG